tgaaaaaaatatataaaaaaaattaagtgcaTGGAgaatattaatacataaaaaaattctaaaaaatatataagattttaattttataaatcataagacattttggttagttcgtcataaaaattgaatgaaagcCTAATGGAATAGGGTCGTTGTTAGATGAacattaagataaaaaaaaaaaagtatttataatttaccaaatattaaatatatttataattatgtcaaatttgaaGAGAAAGGGAGGAGGGTGTAGTTATGGTAATTAATTGGACCAAATCAAGTAAAAGTGAGAAGGATGGATAATTAAGATGAATGTAGAGAAGCATGGGGTGGTATAGTTACAAGCACAAGCAGCAAGAAGCCAATTTCTTTCCAGTTTGATTTTcaaccaaaattttttatttcttaaatttatcaaaaacttCATActtatatttcattaaaaaaacaaagaccttttttagaataattatctattataGATAGAAAATACTCATTGCCACCATGAGTAGCAATGTTAGCTGGTCCCCAAACATCCgcatgtatataattaagaatgcaGGATGAAGTTGAAGGGGTTGGGGAAGAGGATGcaggaaaatatattttatgttgttttatCATAATACATTCATaacaaaactttaatttttcaagtttatcAGTTAGTACTCCTTCGTTTTTAAGTAATTCTAGCCCTTTATAACTAATATGGCCTAACCTTTTATGCGACAATAGTTTTGTCATTTTCAGAAACTAATGGAGCAAGGACATCATACTCTATAGTACAAATATAtaggttttttttcttttcaactttataGACAGTTAAGGAACCTTTTATACTTTTCATAATTCCCTTTCCCCATCTACCCTCAAGCCCTTCTTCCTCAAGGGCATAGCAGGAAATCAGATTATGACTCAAGTCAAGAACATACCTAACATTCTTTAAGGTTAACTTATAACTATTTTGAAATGTTAAACAAATGTCTCCAAGACctttaatttcacaaaatttctCATTAGCCATTGACACAAAACTACAACTTTTAGacttataattagtaaaagtaTCTTTAGAAGGACTCAAGTGAAAAGTACAATTTGAATCAATCaaccatttatttattttaaaggaGACTGTACAACATTTACATCACACACTATGAAGACttcaccataatttttttcgataacAATATTAGCATCttctttattgttattattatttctaccATGTCTCTTAAcaatgacaaatatttataagaaatgtTCTATTTGCCCAACTCTCAactacaaaatattatgaactaataggtaccattttttttaaaatttaaaatagttacGAAGCTTTGTAAGGGATTAAAACATCGTTGatgattttagaatttttataagggtaaattacaacaacctccTCTGAGGTTTGACacaattacgaatacccccttattatttgaaaaattataaatatcctctgatgtttgataaaattatgtaatttttgaatggaggtatgaaattgcaAGTTGCCCTtactgtaattttatttttttcaaaaaaaataaaacttataaaaaaatcgaatggtaaggatggaaaaattttaaaaaattataaaaaaattatctgcttagtccataaaaaaaattaaataaaattataatttttaattcacaaggacattttggtcagttcaccataaaaaataaatgaaaatctaacggaTTAGGCTAATAGTTAGACGGTcattaaaattagagaaatattggtaatttttcaaacaacaaggggatattcgtaattatgtcaaatctcaagggaggtcgttgtaatttactctttttatacatattatattaatctttagtaaaaatttgtaatttatatatttgtaagaAATTTGTAGAAAGACATTTGAACCCTTGCTTAaagttattctttttaataataaataaaagttagcTATAAAAAGAcagttttaaataaaaagaaaactatttaGTAGTTCTAATTCCTCTCAACTacttaaacatatttttcattgagTAGTTTGGAGATATTAGgactattaaattattttttgatagatttttttataactaatttttatttattattaaaagaattatttaagcAAGGGTATGATATCTTTTCACAATAGGGAACAAACACTTAAGAGATTCacccttttatatataatatatagatatagattattttcagaatttccataaaaccaaaaaaacaattttcaaGACTCCTTGAAAATTCATCCAGACACAaccatgttttttttttttttttatatatatgaattggGTATGCTTtaatatattctaaatatttttattagaaatacagtttgtttaataatatatgcaagatagatatttaattttgaagtaCAAGCAAATAGCCTAGTGACAAATCAGCCAGTCTTGTTTTTGTGAGAAATAGATCActgagtttgaaaaattaatagacGATACTATATATGTCCCATCAAATCATTACTAATTTTGTACCAAATTTGTCTGAGAATTAAGTAAAGTCAAATAAATGAGAGTAACCCCAATGATTAACGAAAATGAACCCCCCCTCCCAACAACATTCACATGACATGAGAGGACAATACTCACAACAACAACCTCCTCATCATAATAAACACCAGTCCACCAACTTCAGTTTTTTGGACAATGCTGCTGGGATTTGGACACTCTtctaatttaatgtaatttcttCATCACATTCACCTCCATCAATCTACTGTAATCCCAGAATTTGAACTCCAATGTCTGCTATGTATCACAATGCACCGAAGACCTCTTCTAATATTCTACATTcgtatatttaatatttaataattactatttttttcataggtaAAAGTGTTTAAAGTAATATCTAACACATTCATACCTCTACAAAAATCTAACAAATGAGAATATGGGGACGGTAATTAGATGCTACTATTGTGCCCAAGTCGACCAAATAGTTGGTGAAACTAGGCCATGGACCAGCCGGCTGGTGTCGTTGTTGCCAAACAGAGCAATGTATCACAGCAAGAGCGCAAGGAATTTGGTAAAATTGTATTCAAGAAACCAGCCATAGGAACAACATCGACCACAACGTGAGGAATACAGAAGCCAACGCATAACACCATAGCATAATAACAGAGCATTCACTCTCTCCAAGCCCAAACAACTGAGTCATTGTTCCTGTCATGTAGACAGAAATAGAGTTATTTAGGAAAATCACAAAACTCAATAAACCATGCATGCTATGTCAATAGTAATACCTTACATAACATGATTCATCATTCATATCATTTGGTGGTGACAAACTCGATCCATACAAAAAAGAACCGCTGACATCATGTCCTCttgatatacatatttgtTGTTATGGGACATTTGTTGGAGTATGGAGCTTGTCCCGGCATTACATTCagggtaaaattataatttacatattgtTCTAGTGGCCTAATATAAATAGTTGAAGCGTAActgtttattataattcacGTGAAACTATCCCAGTGAGAAACCCATTTTGAACGTCAACTAATTTTGCAACCCCTGTAGAACTTGTGTCCTACAATTACTAGTTCTTCTTTTCCTAATAATTTTTGCACATGTTCACTTTCAGAATCTCAGTACAACAATTAAAAACTGTAATATAGCTTGCAGATTCCTGTTATACCCATTTTTACCTTAGTGTCGATATTCAAGCACAAATCAAGAgagtaaaatcataaaaaggcAAAATATTTACACGATTCCCAAAATGGAAACTACATCCATGAGTGCAAAAGTGAAATTACACTATATGGAAAGAGGTATAAAAGAAGTAAAAGACGGCCATTAAAAGAATTGATTTAACCTTAGTCCCAAAGATAGCTAACAAATACCACAAGTTTTCAGCTTTAAATAAGGCACAACATAACAAAGTGATGAGTCTGATACTGAATTGAAATGTTCCTAGAAATACCCTGAATAGAAGAGGCAAAATTTGGAGAAACAATCTAATTAACAATTTCAATTCATGTGGACATCTTTCAGACTACCAAGAGGAACAAATTTGGCAAAGGCAATAATAGTAGCACATAAGTAGAACACAAAGGTCCCTTGGAACTGAAGTAGATAGAGCTAcagaaataagcaaaaaagCACTGTAAGCTTCGACGTACCTATGTTCATCGCAGGGGGAAGTGAAAACTGCAGCAGAAGAACAAATCGATATAATGGATTATCATGCACCAAGCCTAATTTTTGTGCCCCTTTAACAACGCCAATGCCTATCAGAGGCAGGGCGACATATCGAACAATAAGAATGCCTAAAATAATGGACTTCTGAATTCCTGAACCTTTTAAACCTGAAATAAATGGTAAACAATAATCACCAATTTATTTCTCGGGCAGAGGGAGTCTCGCCAAACTCCATGATATATGGTTATGTATTGCAATACAAAGACTGAATTTCTTTAGCATTAACCTTTTAAAAGGTTCCCACCCATGACCAGTGTGACGGCTGGAATAGCTCCATCCCTGCATTGTTGGACAAGGAGCATAAGCACTTATTAAAATAGCTTTTCATACCAATTGTAATAGACAATCAACTATTAACTATTATACTGGTGTGTATCCCTCAAACTGGACTTACAGGAACTAGCACTTTCTCAATATGTGGCAATTATGCACAGAGAAGCTACTTTATCCTTTATTTGCTTAAGCTAATAGAAGGTTGGTCAATGGATGGAGCTGAAATGGGTTATCACATACAGGAAAAATGACAATTTGCATAATcatcttttaacttttaaaaatagaaagatgTGACTGCCTGTTGATTATACCCAAGCAAGAGTGCAGTATCCTGGATTACACGGAGAGGAGCTGCATCACCGATCATCAGTTTTCGAATTTGAGGTTCAAGTCCAACCACAAATCCAACAATCTGTAGAAAGAAgaatttagttataatttaacttAGATATCCTCAGATTCTAAACTAAGGTTCACAACCTATGTGGGTTCCTACCCACATGGGTAGCATGGAATCATCTCATGTTTAAGACTGTCCATTGTCATCCCTAAAATGCTTCATTTCCGGTTTCAAGCACAGCATAAGTTTTCTCAGACACTGAATGATAAAGAACATGGGAGCCATTGAAGTCGTATCCTAAGTGGAACGAAAATTCAACCCTTGCATAAAAACAGCGCATACATGTGCGTGAAAGCACTGAAACCATACCGCTCCGATTGTTGATGGAGCAAATAGTCTCTTCAGGTGCATTTGCTTGAAGAGAGTCTCTAGCCGTTGCTTTATTTTATCTGAACCAGACACCTGCAATTGGTTTCAGAAGTTAAAAGCATAATCGCCACTTTtagatacatacatatatatatatatattattccaaGCAACTCCCATCAGCAAGATCCCATTGATTTCATTTCCAATTTACTAAGGAAAAGAGATCCCTACAGAACAAAGAGATTAAGATTCTTTATAAAACACAGTGTCTCACCTTAACGGGGGAGCCACGGGTAGCTTCTTCCGTTTCTTCTGCATTCCTTTCACTCAGTTCGGTTTTATTCAGCTGCTGCTAATGCGACTTTATCAATCCCatgtttttatgattttaataacataaatatttgattcgAATAACAAATAAAGATACCACCATAAAAAAGACATACGTAAGGctcattctcaattttttcttgCGGCTGAGACAATCCACTTTCGCAGTCTTCAGCTCCTGAAAAAATCAAAGGAAGAAAGTAAACGTTCTCTTTTGTCCAACTCCTTCCAGATGGAGATGATGAACTTTCCCTTTAAGACTTACTGACAGACAAGTCGCTTGCTTTGACTTCATTTGAGCTCTTACTTGACGATACTCTGACAATGTTATAAACATATGACCACAAATAAATAGCTCCAATCTGAAGtgaaagaacaagaaatagGAAGCAGAGTATTAGAGTTTAATCGAGATGTTGCCTAATTTGAGATATGTAAAAACTTGACTGAACAATTCATGCTGACATCTCAGGTAGCTTTCTTACAATTAATCAATAGAAGTTTGTCAGAGTATCACAAAATATCACTGACCAAAGCTTTCTTTATGTTTGTACTAATTATTTTCTGCGACTTACAGCCATTGAGAGTGAGGCATAGGCCATTCCGTGTTCATAGCAAACATCAGCATTCCCAAACGGGCTTGCTCTCTCTTTACAAACTGCTGGGATTATAATGAGAAGCAAGTTTCCCAAGTTGCCTGTGtatacaaatatgtatatcCAAATAATACTCCTATTAAcgtaaaagatatttttaaatagtttatattaCAGAGTATATGaaagtaaagaaagaaaacaaaagatagTATAAGTTTCACAATTAGTTCCTGGTTTAAGAGACAAAGGCATATTACATATCATGCAAATCCATCAACTGGTAAGTTTGCGATTTATTAGTTGTACCTGCGGCACAACAACCAATAACAAGTCCTCGGAGATGGAACGGAGTTCTCGTAATTTGAATGACCCCCCAACCAAGAATTGTACCAATTATGAACGTTAAAAGGATGTTAATAGGCATGAACCACCTGCAAAGTTACCTGGAGTTACATGACATCGATATTGAACGAGATGTCAAAGGAGGTGGAAAGAAATGAAAGACATTTCATAAGTCAAAGATGAGAATCTTACAACTTAACCATGCTGTCGTACGTTATTGTCTTGGCTAAGTTGCTGGAAACGAGTGCCGGACTAAACACAAAGAATACAATCTGTTCATAGGAGATATCACAATTAGTTTCTTGTTGGAGTATTACTCCACATGGCGACTCCAGATTTAAGTCATCCAAGGTGCTTATGGATAGAGCAGGCAAATAAGAGAAATGCTTCAAAAGGATTTTCAAGACATGTCCAAATTATGCCCACCCGACAAGGTCACAAAATCCAGATATGcatgtaagaattttttagaTCAGTAAACACTCTAAACTGCTAAAACGGTACCTTTTATGCAGAACAAATACAAGAAACTCATCTGTTTAGTGACATGCATATACATAGGATGGAGACTTACATTATTCAAATGCTTTCTTGCATCATCTCCCAGAATGTCAATGCGATCTCGTGCAAGATATGATCCCAACCCAGTCACCAAAAGCACTTTCAAGACAGGAATTGATGAAGCACGAAAGAGATCCAAGAGACTCATGTTGTAATCTCCACCGACTATGTGTAAATGCTGAGCTTTAAACTAAACcaaattcacataaaaattaatatatctaaTGCATGCCATGCTTATAAAGctcaaaaaaatacaaatccttGAACATGGCAGCTTCAGCTGTATATAGCAGACACAATTTCAACACGGCATGTATCGGTTTTAGTTCAAGATGAAAACCATGGCGACAGGTAAGGCAATTCCACAACAAGATTATGCACTAATtccaaactattattaattctcTCCATCAATCCACTAATTGAGGAAGCCCTATTCACTTTCAGATATACTTGCACTATTTTTgccttctcttttctcttacatctttctttccttcttgttacttttttaaagttgTAATAAGACCTACCAATCAGAATATGGACTACAATATCCACATTCAAGACTACTTTCATGATCAACCAGAGAAGAAACCAACATAACATTTAACCATGAACAAATAATTCACTCTTCCTCCCTGTAAAAGTTTGCCATCAAATTCGATCCACCAACAATCCTAACCCAAACGAGaagtccaaaaattataaattttaataaatacaaaaatcactttggcgaaaaaaatattaacgtaATGCATGTAAAGCTgataaaagagagagagagagagagagagataccACCTTCAAGAA
The window above is part of the Sesamum indicum cultivar Zhongzhi No. 13 linkage group LG2, S_indicum_v1.0, whole genome shotgun sequence genome. Proteins encoded here:
- the LOC105178246 gene encoding protein PIN-LIKES 3 isoform X1 yields the protein MSLLDLFRASSIPVLKVLLVTGLGSYLARDRIDILGDDARKHLNNIVFFVFSPALVSSNLAKTITYDSMVKLWFMPINILLTFIIGTILGWGVIQITRTPFHLRGLVIGCCAAGNLGNLLLIIIPAVCKERASPFGNADVCYEHGMAYASLSMAIGAIYLWSYVYNIVRVSSSKSSNEVKASDLSVRAEDCESGLSQPQEKIENEPYQLNKTELSERNAEETEEATRGSPVKVSGSDKIKQRLETLFKQMHLKRLFAPSTIGAIVGFVVGLEPQIRKLMIGDAAPLRVIQDTALLLGDGAIPAVTLVMGGNLLKGLKGSGIQKSIILGILIVRYVALPLIGIGVVKGAQKLGLVHDNPLYRFVLLLQFSLPPAMNIGTMTQLFGLGESECSVIMLWCYALASVFLTLWSMLFLWLVS
- the LOC105178246 gene encoding protein PIN-LIKES 3 isoform X2; amino-acid sequence: MSLLDLFRASSIPVLKVLLVTGLGSYLARDRIDILGDDARKHLNNIVFFVFSPALVSSNLAKTITYDSMVKLWFMPINILLTFIIGTILGWGVIQITRTPFHLRGLVIGCCAAGNLGNLLLIIIPAVCKERASPFGNADVCYEHGMAYASLSMAIGAIYLWSYVYNIVRVSSSKSSNEVKASDLSVRAEDCESGLSQPQEKIENEPYLNKTELSERNAEETEEATRGSPVKVSGSDKIKQRLETLFKQMHLKRLFAPSTIGAIVGFVVGLEPQIRKLMIGDAAPLRVIQDTALLLGDGAIPAVTLVMGGNLLKGLKGSGIQKSIILGILIVRYVALPLIGIGVVKGAQKLGLVHDNPLYRFVLLLQFSLPPAMNIGTMTQLFGLGESECSVIMLWCYALASVFLTLWSMLFLWLVS